CTCGGCCCGCGCGTGCCGATGATGGTGATATCGCCCTGGACGCACGGCGGGTGGGTGAACTCGCAGATGTTCGATCATACCTCGGTGCTGCGCTTCCTCGAAAAGCGCTTCGGGGTGGTCGAGCCCAATATCTCGCCGTGGCGACGCGCGATCTGCGGCGACCTGACCTCGATGTTCGATTTCGACGTGTCGCACGAGGCGCGGCTCGACACGCGCTGGGCGAAGGCGCTGCCCTCGGTCGCCGGCTACATCGCCGAGACCGAGCAATTGTGTAAAAGCGGCCCGCCACCGACGATCGCCATCAGCACGGGTGTGCCCGTACAGGAGCCGGGCACCCGCCCCGCACGCGCGCTGCCGTATCGCTTCGCGGTCGAGCCAGGCTGGTCGAATGCCGGCTTGACGCTCCGCTTCGTCAATGACGGGATCGTCGGCATCGTGTTCGGCGTCCAGGATGAGATCGCCTTCCCCGGCTGGCGCTACTTCACCGTCGCGGCGGGTTCGCGGCTGGAGGAAGCGTGGCCGCTGCGTCGCGACCGGCCGCATGCGCTGGTCGTGCGCGGGCCGAACGGCTTCCAGCGCGAGTATCGCGGCGCCGGTGGTGCGGGGCGGATCGAGGCGGCGATCGTCTGGCGCGAGGATGGGCGAGGGGGCACACTGCACCTCGTAAACCGGGATGGGACGGCAACGATCGTGACGATGCGCTGCGCCCATACCGGCCGGCAGGAGCGGTTTTCCGTCACGACGGAGATGCTGCGCCCGCTCGGTCTTCCCGATCATCGCTGGTACGATCTGATGCTCACGGTGTCGGACGGCACCCGGCAGCGGCTCGCGGGGCATGTCGAGACGGGCGAGCCCAGCGTAAGCGAGCCCATTGTCGCGTATCCTCACCCGCTTTGAGCTTCGACTGTCATCACGCTGTTGCGAAGCGCGCCTAGCGCCCCCCGTTGGCGAGGGCGGGCAAGATGGGCGACGCGGTTTTTAACGACGGCACAGTGCTGGACCGACGCTTTCTGGCGCTGGCGATGATGGAATTCTGGGAGCGATTCGCCATGACCGGCGTGAAATCGCTGCTCGTGCTGATCCTGGTCGATCATGTGCTGGCCGGCGATCTGACGCGCGTGGCCGGGGCGACGGCGCTGCGCGACGCCAGTGTGGCGGTGTTCGGTCCGATCTCGACCACCGGCCTCGCGTCGCAGCTATACGGTTACGCCAACGCCCTGATCTATCTGTCGATCCCGCTCGGCGGGCTGGCTGGCGATCTCGCCGGTAGCCGACGGGTGATGGTGGCGAGCAGCGGGGCGGGCATGCTGCTCGGCCTCATGCTCATGCTCGGTAACGGCAGCTTTCTGATCGGTCTGCTTTTCTTCGCCATCGGCACCGGGCTGCTCAAGGGCAATCTCTCCGCTCAGGTCGGGCTGCTTTTCCACGACGAGGCGCAGCGGCGGCGCGCCTATACGGTCTATCTTGGCTTCCTCAACGCCGGTGTGATCTGCGGCCCCTTGGTGTGCGGTGCGCTCGAGGTGTTTGCGGGGCCGGCTTATGGTATCGGCGCTGCGGGGGTGGCGCTCGCCATCGGGCTGGTCTTCTATACGGGCAACGGTGAGGACGTCGCCGTTGGTCCGACAACCGCGAATCCAGCGTACCCGCCGGTCGGGCCGGCGGCCGCGACGGGCGTGCTGATCGTCGCGCTCGCCGCTGTTTACCTGTGCTTCGCGGCGTATGAGCAGCTCAACAATATCTTCCTGGTCTGGGCACGGTCGCATGTCGATCTGCGACTGGGCGGATGGGCGATTCCGGTGGCATGGCTGCTATCGTTCGACGGTGCCTTCACGCTGACTCTGGTTGCGGTATCGCACCTCACGACGCGCGCGCTGGAGCGGCGCGGCATCACCATCGGCGCGGCGGTGCAGGTGCTGCTCGGCGGGCTGTGTTGCTCGGCCGGCTATCTGGTGCTGACGATCGGCAGCCTGAGCGGCGGGACGTTGCCGCTGGCTTGGGCGATTGCTTACCTGCTCCTGATCGACGCCGCAGTGGTGCTGATCTGGTCCTCGTGCCTCAGCCTGATCGCAGGCGTCGCACCGCGCCGGCTGATCGGATTCTGGGTGGGGCTGTTCTACTTGCACGGCTTTTTCGCGAACCTGTGGGTCGGTCTCAGCGGGGTCTATTACGAACGGATGGGGACGCCGTCCTTCTGGCTTCTCCATGCCGGCGTGGCGGGTGCCGGCGCGCTGCTCGTGCTGGTCGTCGGATTTCCGCTGATGCGCGCGGTGCGCGCGCGTCAGGCGATCACCACCTCGGCATGCGCGAACGCACCGGCGTAATCCTCCGCCAGCGGCTCGTCCGTGACGAGGATATCGACATCGGTCAGCGCCGCCGTCTGGATCAACGCATATCGGCCGATCTTCGAACAATCGGCGGCGAGCAGCACCTGCTTCGAGGTGGCGTAAGCGATCCGGCTCATTGCCGCCTCACCGGGATGGAAATCCATCAGTCCCCGGTCGATGCTGATTCCGCCCACCGACAGGATGGCGAGATGCGGGGTGAAGCCGCGCACATAGTCCTGCGCGACATGGTCGGAAAAGGCGCGGTAATCGTAATCCATTTGTCCGCCGGCGAGGAACAGGCGGTTGTTGTTGATCCCGCCCAGGTCTTTGGCCACGTGCAGCGAATTGGTTATGACCGTCAGCGCGCGCCGATCGACGAGCTGACGCGCAATGAAGCAGCTCGTCGTACCCGAATCGATGAAGATGATCGCGCCGTCATCAATCAGTTCGGCGGCCGCGCGGCCGATGCGCAGCTTGGCGTCGGCATTCTCTTCCATGCGCTGATGGAGCGGCCCTTCATGCACCGGCGTCGCCATGCGTGCGCCGCCATGCTCGCGGATGATGACCCCGTGGTCCTCAAGCGCGCGCAGCTCTCGCCGGATCGTCTCGTCGGACACGGCGAGATCGTTCGCCAGCGCCGTCACTGATAAGGTCCGTCCGCTGCGCAGACGCGTGATGATCTCACGCTGGCGCTTTGATCTTTTCTCTATCGTCCCCTCCATCGCTCGCTTCCGCCGAGCCGGTTGCCCGGCGAGACATGCCCCGCGCCCGGTGATTTGCAACCGCCGGGATCGCTCGTTCAGAACGATCCCGGCGATGGCGAATGGCTCAGAAGCCGAGGCGCGCCGTCACCCGCACCGAACGCGGGCTCTGGTAATTGACCGGCGAGCGATAGTCGGTGTTCACCGATCCGTCGCCCTGTTCGCCGAAATTGTTATACGAGGTGACCGACTGGCTGTTGAACAGGTTGAACACGTCGAGCCGGACCGAGGCGTCCACGCCGCGTGGCAGCGGCAGGTGAACGATTGCGCTCACGTCGAACTGGGTAAGCCAGTCGCCGGTGAACGCGGTGCCGCGCGGGATGAGCTTGCCCTGACAATAATAGCCGTAGCCGTGATAGGTGTTGGCATAGGCATCGACGCTGAGTGGCACCGCGCCGATGCAGCTATAATGCGCCCCCGACTGCACGATCGCGTTGCCGCCGAGATCGAGGAAGTCGAACAGGCGGTAGCTGCCATATGCCTTGAAGCTGTGGCGGCGGTCGCTCGGCAGATACCCGTAAGCCCCGTTCTCGAAGCCGGGCGAGTCGAAGTCGGCGGTGCGGTTGATCGCCGCCTGCCCGTTCTCGGAGCGCACGCCGCCTTCGTAATTCCCCTTGTTGAAGGACAGCGTGTAGGAGGCCGCGAGGCTCCACTTTTTGTCGAAGCTGCGATCGAAGGTCAGCGTCAGCGCGTTGTAGTTGCGGCTCGGCGTGGGATAGCCGAGATCCTCCGCCTTCAGCGTCACGGTAGGGGTCGAGCCGTCAGGCAGCTTGTTGAGCTGCACGGTCACGTCACGACCGGGATTGGCGATGACGAACTGGTTGCCGCCCGAGAAGGTGGACTGGCAGGCCGCCCCCGCCATGCCCGCCGCCACGCAATATGCGCGCGCGGCGATGTCGATCGACATGTCCTCGATCACATTCTGGAGTTCGCGGTGCGTGAAATACGCGCCGATCCGGACATGGTCGCCGAACTGATGTTCGGCGCCGATGATGAACTCATTGTCCGACTGGGGCTTGATGTTGGTGGCGATTGCGCCCGCCGGGTTGAACGCCGATCCGTCCGCCGATAGCTCGCAATTCTTCACCTTGGTGTCCGGGCAGGCGGTGGTGTTGGCGACTGACAGGATGGGCGCACCCTCCACCGGAATGTTGCCCGCGCCGCTGGTGCCGTTGAACAGGTTGTACCGCGTGTAGGTGACGAGGCTGCCGGCAACGTTCAGATTGATGTCGCCCGCCATCGGCAGGTAATATTTCGCGTACGAACCGAAAACCTTCGTTCGCCCGTCCCCGAGCGGATCAAACGAAGCGCCAATGCGCGGCGCCCATTGGTTGCCCGATTCGAAGAACGACTTGCCGTTCACGCCCTGGTTGCTGAAGCGATCGTTGCGAAGGCCGAGATCGAACCGCAAGCGGTTGTCGAGCAGTGACCATTGATCCTGGATGTAATAGGCTTGGTTGCGGACGTGCGCCGTGCCATTCTGCGCGTAGACGCGCGTGGTATAATATTGCGTGCCGACCGGAAGGCCGATGCGCGCCGCTGAATCGGCGGTGACATTGTAGATCTTGTACGCGCCTGCACCGATCGTCTGGTAGGTCTGGACCTGCGTGTCCTTCTCGTTGTCATAGCCGAAACGGACGTGATGCGTCCCCAGCAGATGGAACTGAAGGTCGGCGTCGATGCGGTAGAATTCGCGCTTGTTGTCGGTCTGGCTGTAGGCGTCGGTTACTTTATTGGCGCCGATCTGGATGCCGGCAGGGTCACTGCGGTAATCGACGACCTGCGAATTAACGGTGTCGAGCGGCAGGTTGCCCGAGCGCAGCTTGTTGACGCCGTATGCGCCCGACAGCGTGAGCCACGGCGTGAACGTGCCCGTGTAGCGGCCGACATAATTGACGCCGCCCGCACGCGCATTGGTGCCCCCGGTCTCAGCGCCGCGTGTGTAGGTGGTGCGGTCCCAATTGTAGCTGCGGTTTAGCGTGTCGTCGGTGGTGTCGAAATAGGTGAACTCGAAATGATGGTCGCCGGTGATGTAGCCATCGACCTTGCCGCCCCAGAACGGGCTGCGGTTGGTCACGCCGGTCGAGTTGTTCTGGTTGTTCGATGGCGTGAACGCGCGGATGTCACGGAAATTGTAGAGGCCGTAGACGAACAGGTGATCTTTGATGATCGGCCCGCTCGCCTGGAGGATCAGTTCCTGCCGGCTGGCGCGGGCATGCGCGTAATCGGTGGTACGGGTCGAGGGCGAACTGTCGCGCAGCGCGTCAGGCTCGGTGATGCCGGTGACGCTGGCATGATATTCGTTCGAGCCGGACTTGGTGGTGGCGACGACATAGCCGCCGGTCGCGCGACCGAATTCGGCCGGGGCGCCGCCGGTCTTGACCTCGACGGTCTGGTAGAAGTCGAAGGGCACTTCAGTCGGCTGGCCGCCCGAGACGAAATCGGTGACGTTCAGGCCGTTGATGTAGAAGGCGTTTTCGGTGAAAGCCGCGCCCGCGATCGAGACCTGGTTGGCGAAGCCGCCGTTCGACGGCGACGATCCCTGCACCGTGCCCGGCGTCAGCAGCATCACGTCGCGCAAGCTACGGCCGATCGGCACGCGTTGCGTCAGCGAGCCGAGGTTGATCGTGCTGCCGACCGTCGTATCCTGGAAATCGGCGACGCGCTGACGCGAACCCGTGACGACGATATCGCCGTTCTGCGACGCGGCAACGAGGTGGAACGTGTTCGCGCCGCCGGTCTCGCGAGTCAGCGGGATGCCGCGCTCGGTGTAGGTCGAATAACCCTCGGCGGTTATGGTGACGTCGTAATTGCCCGGCGATAGCTGCGGGATCGTATAGGCGCCCGCGCCGTCGGTCATCGCGGTGCGGCTGACGCCTCTATCCGATGAGGTGATCTTCACCTCGGCATTCGTGATTGGCGCGCCGTCCTGGCCGGTCACGCGGCCGGAGGCGACAATGTTGGTGTAATCCTGCGCGTGGGCGGCGGGCGTGGCGATGGCGACGACGGACACCGTTGAGCCGAGCATCAACAGCGCGCGCACGGCGGCGCGCGACGAACGTCGCGTGGAGCGGAACATGGAAACCCCCTTGGTGAAGCGAAAGCCGTGACGCGGTTCAATTGCGTCCCGGGAGCGCCGTTAGGAGAGATTGTTGGACTTTTTGTGACAAATCGCCAAAAATCGCACAGATTGAGCGCGGCTCCGGCCTATGCTTCACCGGGGAAAATGAATCTGCGCCGGATTCTGGTAACGTCGTCTACCGTGATAATCGACAGCAACAGGTGCTTTTCCGACGGACGGGCTGCTGAGCAAACGGCAGCTCCCGTCGGGAGCAGACCTTCTCGTCTAGATCCAGAAATGACCTGAAGTGTGAAGGGTTTCGGGCGCTTGCGTACGAAAGCCTCCAGTGCAGGAACCCGCGGGCCCCACGCGCTGGTCTATGGGTAAAGCGGCTTTTGGGTGGTTCTGACGGGTAAGCGATGCCGATCCGGAAGTGTCGGTTCTGGCCGGATCAACGTGACTTTGTGCGGCGTCAGAGTGCGGACGGTGGTGGTTTTGCTGGTCGGTGCGTGCTGCGCTGGGCTGGATTGCGGAATGGGCATGCACTGGGTCATCGGCCAGGACGCCGTGGGCGCGACCGTCGTGCAGCCTGAGCCATGCCGGATCATGGCGCATTCCCCCGGATTGGCGATGCCGATGATGGCGGCGCGCGGGGCTGGCACCAGCGGGCGAAGGCCTCGATGATGGTCATGTGCCCGCCGCAACATGGGCATGGCGGGCGATGGTCGGGAGGTTCGTCGGGTTCGGGCTCCTCGACCGGTACAGCAACGCCCAGCAGCCTGCGGGCCAGCGCCACGGTGTCCTTGTGGGTCGAACTGGCGAGCAGGCCGTAATGCCGGATGCGGTGGAAGCCGCGCGGCAGAACGTGGATCAGGAAGCGGCGGACGAACTCGCCGCTCGCCAGCGTCATGACCTGCTGGCGTTCAGCAGCAGGGCGGCGATAGTCCTTGTAGCGGAACGTCACGCCGGCCTCGTCGAAGCCGATGAGCCGCCGGTTCGAGATGGCAACGCGGTGCGTGTAGCGCGAGAGATAGGCCAGCACCGCCTGCGGCCCGGCGAAGGGTGGTTTGGCATAGACCACCCAGCGCTTCTTACGGATGGGCGACAGATGCCGCAGGAAGGTCTTACGCGAGGCCAGGCCTGCCAAGGCGTTGAAGAAGGCCAGCTTGCCGGCGTCGAACAACGCCAGCAAGCGTGTGAGGAACAGCCGGCGGAACAACGCACCCAGCACGCGCACTGGTAACAGGAAGGCCGGGCGCGACGAGATCCAGCGCGTGCCATCGAGCGCGATGCCGCCGCCGGGCACGATCATGTGCACATGTGGGTGGTGAGTCAGCGCCGATCCCCAGGTGTGCAAGACAGCAGTGATGCCGATCCGCGCACCAAGGTGCTTGGGATCGGCGGCGATGGTCAGCATCGTATCCGCAGCAGCGCGGAAGAGCAGGTCATAGACCACCGCCTTGTTCTGCCACGCGATGTCGGCGATCTCGGCGGGCAGCGTGAAGACGACATGGAAGTAGCCAACCGGTAATAGATCGGCCTCGCGCGCGGCCAGCCAGGTGCGCGCGGCGGCGCCCTGACATTTGGGACAATGCCGGTTGCGGCAGGAGTTGTAGGCGATACGCCAGTGCCCACAGTCGTCGCAGGCCTCGACGTGACCGCCCAGCGCGGCGGTGCGGCAGTTCTCGATGGCCGTCATGACCTTGAGCTGGCCGAGGCTGAGATGCCCGGCATGGGCCGCCCGATAGGCGGGCCCGGCGCTGCGGAAGATATCGGCGACCTCGATTGAGGCGCGCACCGGTTCAACCGGGAGGGGCCCTGCCTTCCATCACGGCCACGATCTGGTCGAGCGGGCTGGCCACCGCCCGCATCGTCTTGCTCGAGACCTGGGTGTAGATGCCGGTCGTGTTGATGTTCACGTGTCCCAGCAGGACTTGGATGACCCGGATATCGACACCCTGCTCGAGCAGGTGAGTGGCAAACGAATGCCGCAATGTGTGCGGGCTTACCCGCTTGTGGATCTCGGCGCGCTCGGCCGCTTCCTGCACGACGCGGTGCAACTGGCGGGCCGAGATCGGATCCGTGCCATTGCGACCGGGGAACAGCCAGCCATGGGGTAACATCACACCGCGCCGCTTGCCTTCGCGCCACCATTGACGGAGCAAGTCCAGCAAATGCGGTGAGAGCATGGCGTTGCGGTCCTTGCGTCCCTTGCCCTGCTCGACGCGGATCATCATCCGGGTGCTGTCGATGTCATCGACCTTGAGATGGGCAACCTCCGAGACCCGCAGGCCCGCGCCATAGGCCACGCTGAGGGCCGCTTTGTATTTGATGCCTGGCGCAGCCTCGAGCAGCCGCGCTGTCTCCTCGACGCTCAAGACCACACGCAGCTTGGGCATGCAGCGAACAACGACGAGCCCCAGCGCCATCTCCGGGCGCTTGAGGGTTATCCCGAACAGGAACCGCAGTGCCGAAACGCCCCCATTGATCGTGGCCGGCCCCACGGCGCGCTCGTGCTGGTCGACCTGATAACGCCGCAGGTCTTCCATTGTGGCCGTATCCGGCGGACGGCCCAGGAACGCGGCGAAGCTCCGAACATGCCGGATATAGTCCTTCTGTGTGTGCGCCCCGAAGCCACGCATCGTCATGTCCTGCAACATCCGCTCACGCAGCGAATGGGGCGGAGCAGCGGTCGTGATAGCATCCATGGTAAGTTCCTCTCCGTTGAAGGAACTCCACAGTCGGCGGGCGACGCCGCCTCGCCGAAAGCCTCACAAATACTACGCTACGTCATCCCAAGCGACCCTCCCGCGGAGCGGGTTCGTGCTCTGGTCGGTACCTGCCCTGCGCATCAGCACGTCGACCCATCCCCGGTCACTTACAGGCTCTTTCGCCCCCCCAAATTCGGCCGCTTGTTCACGTCGCGGGAGGCAGTCTGAGCTAGAAATTTGGGACATTCCTGCCCTCCAGCCACCCCCTCCGAGCGGCTGTTTCAGCCGGATATGGTCATCTTCCGATGATGCCTTTGGCCTTCCCCAGTGGTGTAGCCTCCATCGCAAGGGCTTCGCATGCCGAAGACCACGCGGTCGCGTCGTCAAGCAGTTGGCTCTGCAGATACGCCAGAGTCATCCGCTGAATCAGGGCGACGCGGGCCGGATTTTCGTCGGTCGCTTCCGTCACCGCATAGCCCGATATGCCACCCAGCATATGCTCGGCGCCGAATAGCGTCAGCAACGCCTTCCTGCCGGGACTGAGACGATACGGGTCGGCGAACCAGTCGGGGCCGCGCGTCGTCAACGGTGACTGGTCCGCATCGCCCGCGACAACCAAAGCAGGCGTCGCCATGTGGTCGAAGCCGGAGTTCAAATATGGGGTGATCTCCCGTCCCAAGGGGCTCAGGTCCACTCCACCGTGCCCCCCGGAGGCGAGCAATATTCCGGCTTTGATCCGTCGATCCGACATGTCTTCGCCTTCGCCATCAGGCCCCAGCATCCGCGCACCGAGCAGCATGCTCGTGGTCTGCCCCCCGAACGAATGCCCAGATGCCGCCACCAAGCCGTGATCGACACGGCCTTCCAGCCCAGGCACCCACTGCGTGACCGCGTCCAGATCGTCCAGGATGCGCTTCATGTCCTCGACACGGGTGCGCCAGATGAGCGGTCGTCGCGGATCGTCTTGCGCCAGCCCAAGCCGCTTCGCATCGAGATGAGTCGGCTGGACCACGACGAAGCCGTGCGCGGCCCAATAATCGGCCAGCGGCGCATAGCCGTCCATCGACGAGCCATAGCCGTGCGAGAAGATGATGATAGGCAGGTTATCGCCGGTCGCGGGGGCGGAGATCCGCACCTGGATGTCCTCGCCCCGGCCGGGCGCCAGCAGCCTGATCGCCCGAGCCGACAGGACTGGTGCTGGCGCGCTCATGTTCGCGTCCCGCCAGCTTGCGTGTTCCTCCATTTCAGATGCTCCCGTCCTGATTGGTCCGGTCGGACATCTCGATCACGATCTTGCCGAACGGTCCCGTGTCGAGGCGGTCCAGCGCGTCCGGCAGGCCGGAAAGCGGGAAGCGGCTGTCGATCACTGGTTCCATGCGGACACGCTCAACCGCGCGCACCATGTCCTCGAACGCACGGCGATGGCCGGTGGCGATGCCGTGGATCGTCACGTCCTTCATCATCAGGGGCATGGCGGGCGACGACAGGTCGAAACCGTCGAGCGCGCCGATCTGATAGATGCGACCGCCGACGGCCGCCGCTTGCGCGGATAGGCCGAGATGAGCGCCGCCGACGGTCTCCACTATATGGTCTGCACCACGATCACCGGTGAGTGCGTACAGCGCATCGAGCTCATCTGTCCGATGCCGGTCGATAATTTGATCTGCGCCAAGCGCCCGTGCGTGGTCGCCTTTTTCCGGACTGCAGGACAAGATCGCCGTCGCCCCATGCATCTTTGCGAACTGGAGTGCGAACAGCGCCACGCCGCCCGTCCCCCGTATCAGCACCGTGTCACCCGCCCGGATCCGGCCGCGCTCGACGAGCGCGAACCAGGCGGTGAGCGCGGCACAGGGAAGCGTGCTCGCCTGTACATCGTCGAGTGTCGCCGGCGCCGCGATCAGCCAGTGGTCGGGTAGCACGACATAGTCGGCGAGTACGCCGGCGAAGAAACCGCCAAGCGTGCGATACACCGGCGTCCGGGCCGTCCCCGCGCGAAGGCCGTCGATCCATTCTGGCGTGAAGCAGGAGATCACGCGATCACCGATAGCAAAGCGTTCTACGCCCTCGCCCGTTGCCACGATCCGCCCCGCCAGGTCGGAGCCGGGGGTGAACGGGAAGGAGAGCGGCAGGCCGCGCCCGCTTTCGATGACCATTTTGTCGCGATGGTTGAGCGCCACCGCGCCGACCGCCACCAGCACTTCGTGCCGGCCAGGGACCGGGATCGGCCGCTCGCGTAAGGCAAGCCGGTCACGGCCGATCCCATCCATTTCCCAGCGTCGCATCGTGCGCATCATCATTCCTCTTCGGCTCGTTGGAAGAGATATGGTTCATTCGCGCGGAGTGTATAATGCGTTCGATTCAGCACGGGCCGTTGAAAGGGAATCACCAATATGCGGGGCGCGGAGTTTGCCGAGCTGATGGCGTTCATGGCGATCGCCGAGGAGCGCAGCTTCCGCAGCGCGGCGCGGCGGCTGAACATGTCGCCTTCCGCGCTCAGCCACAGCATGCGATCGCTCGAACAGCGTCTCGGCGCCCGGCTGCTCCACCGCACGACCCGCAGCGTGGCGCCGACCGAGGCAGGGCAGGCCTTGCTCGATCGGCTCGGAGCGCCGATCGCCGAAGTGATTGATGCCGTCCGAGATGTCGGCGCCTTTCAGCAGCAGCCACGCGGACTGGTACGGATC
This genomic stretch from Sphingomonas panacis harbors:
- a CDS encoding MFS transporter, which gives rise to MGDAVFNDGTVLDRRFLALAMMEFWERFAMTGVKSLLVLILVDHVLAGDLTRVAGATALRDASVAVFGPISTTGLASQLYGYANALIYLSIPLGGLAGDLAGSRRVMVASSGAGMLLGLMLMLGNGSFLIGLLFFAIGTGLLKGNLSAQVGLLFHDEAQRRRAYTVYLGFLNAGVICGPLVCGALEVFAGPAYGIGAAGVALAIGLVFYTGNGEDVAVGPTTANPAYPPVGPAAATGVLIVALAAVYLCFAAYEQLNNIFLVWARSHVDLRLGGWAIPVAWLLSFDGAFTLTLVAVSHLTTRALERRGITIGAAVQVLLGGLCCSAGYLVLTIGSLSGGTLPLAWAIAYLLLIDAAVVLIWSSCLSLIAGVAPRRLIGFWVGLFYLHGFFANLWVGLSGVYYERMGTPSFWLLHAGVAGAGALLVLVVGFPLMRAVRARQAITTSACANAPA
- a CDS encoding zinc-dependent alcohol dehydrogenase family protein, which encodes MAVGAVALNHRDKMVIESGRGLPLSFPFTPGSDLAGRIVATGEGVERFAIGDRVISCFTPEWIDGLRAGTARTPVYRTLGGFFAGVLADYVVLPDHWLIAAPATLDDVQASTLPCAALTAWFALVERGRIRAGDTVLIRGTGGVALFALQFAKMHGATAILSCSPEKGDHARALGADQIIDRHRTDELDALYALTGDRGADHIVETVGGAHLGLSAQAAAVGGRIYQIGALDGFDLSSPAMPLMMKDVTIHGIATGHRRAFEDMVRAVERVRMEPVIDSRFPLSGLPDALDRLDTGPFGKIVIEMSDRTNQDGSI
- a CDS encoding TonB-dependent receptor — its product is MFRSTRRSSRAAVRALLMLGSTVSVVAIATPAAHAQDYTNIVASGRVTGQDGAPITNAEVKITSSDRGVSRTAMTDGAGAYTIPQLSPGNYDVTITAEGYSTYTERGIPLTRETGGANTFHLVAASQNGDIVVTGSRQRVADFQDTTVGSTINLGSLTQRVPIGRSLRDVMLLTPGTVQGSSPSNGGFANQVSIAGAAFTENAFYINGLNVTDFVSGGQPTEVPFDFYQTVEVKTGGAPAEFGRATGGYVVATTKSGSNEYHASVTGITEPDALRDSSPSTRTTDYAHARASRQELILQASGPIIKDHLFVYGLYNFRDIRAFTPSNNQNNSTGVTNRSPFWGGKVDGYITGDHHFEFTYFDTTDDTLNRSYNWDRTTYTRGAETGGTNARAGGVNYVGRYTGTFTPWLTLSGAYGVNKLRSGNLPLDTVNSQVVDYRSDPAGIQIGANKVTDAYSQTDNKREFYRIDADLQFHLLGTHHVRFGYDNEKDTQVQTYQTIGAGAYKIYNVTADSAARIGLPVGTQYYTTRVYAQNGTAHVRNQAYYIQDQWSLLDNRLRFDLGLRNDRFSNQGVNGKSFFESGNQWAPRIGASFDPLGDGRTKVFGSYAKYYLPMAGDINLNVAGSLVTYTRYNLFNGTSGAGNIPVEGAPILSVANTTACPDTKVKNCELSADGSAFNPAGAIATNIKPQSDNEFIIGAEHQFGDHVRIGAYFTHRELQNVIEDMSIDIAARAYCVAAGMAGAACQSTFSGGNQFVIANPGRDVTVQLNKLPDGSTPTVTLKAEDLGYPTPSRNYNALTLTFDRSFDKKWSLAASYTLSFNKGNYEGGVRSENGQAAINRTADFDSPGFENGAYGYLPSDRRHSFKAYGSYRLFDFLDLGGNAIVQSGAHYSCIGAVPLSVDAYANTYHGYGYYCQGKLIPRGTAFTGDWLTQFDVSAIVHLPLPRGVDASVRLDVFNLFNSQSVTSYNNFGEQGDGSVNTDYRSPVNYQSPRSVRVTARLGF
- a CDS encoding LysR family transcriptional regulator; translation: MRGAEFAELMAFMAIAEERSFRSAARRLNMSPSALSHSMRSLEQRLGARLLHRTTRSVAPTEAGQALLDRLGAPIAEVIDAVRDVGAFQQQPRGLVRINMPRAAAQLIVMPKLAQFRADYPEIRLELVIDDSMWISVEAGSH
- a CDS encoding IS91 family transposase, whose amino-acid sequence is MRASIEVADIFRSAGPAYRAAHAGHLSLGQLKVMTAIENCRTAALGGHVEACDDCGHWRIAYNSCRNRHCPKCQGAAARTWLAAREADLLPVGYFHVVFTLPAEIADIAWQNKAVVYDLLFRAAADTMLTIAADPKHLGARIGITAVLHTWGSALTHHPHVHMIVPGGGIALDGTRWISSRPAFLLPVRVLGALFRRLFLTRLLALFDAGKLAFFNALAGLASRKTFLRHLSPIRKKRWVVYAKPPFAGPQAVLAYLSRYTHRVAISNRRLIGFDEAGVTFRYKDYRRPAAERQQVMTLASGEFVRRFLIHVLPRGFHRIRHYGLLASSTHKDTVALARRLLGVAVPVEEPEPDEPPDHRPPCPCCGGHMTIIEAFARWCQPRAPPSSASPIRGNAP
- a CDS encoding DeoR/GlpR family DNA-binding transcription regulator, with protein sequence MTALANDLAVSDETIRRELRALEDHGVIIREHGGARMATPVHEGPLHQRMEENADAKLRIGRAAAELIDDGAIIFIDSGTTSCFIARQLVDRRALTVITNSLHVAKDLGGINNNRLFLAGGQMDYDYRAFSDHVAQDYVRGFTPHLAILSVGGISIDRGLMDFHPGEAAMSRIAYATSKQVLLAADCSKIGRYALIQTAALTDVDILVTDEPLAEDYAGAFAHAEVVIA
- a CDS encoding alpha/beta hydrolase family protein, which translates into the protein MEEHASWRDANMSAPAPVLSARAIRLLAPGRGEDIQVRISAPATGDNLPIIIFSHGYGSSMDGYAPLADYWAAHGFVVVQPTHLDAKRLGLAQDDPRRPLIWRTRVEDMKRILDDLDAVTQWVPGLEGRVDHGLVAASGHSFGGQTTSMLLGARMLGPDGEGEDMSDRRIKAGILLASGGHGGVDLSPLGREITPYLNSGFDHMATPALVVAGDADQSPLTTRGPDWFADPYRLSPGRKALLTLFGAEHMLGGISGYAVTEATDENPARVALIQRMTLAYLQSQLLDDATAWSSACEALAMEATPLGKAKGIIGR
- a CDS encoding tyrosine-type recombinase/integrase encodes the protein MDAITTAAPPHSLRERMLQDMTMRGFGAHTQKDYIRHVRSFAAFLGRPPDTATMEDLRRYQVDQHERAVGPATINGGVSALRFLFGITLKRPEMALGLVVVRCMPKLRVVLSVEETARLLEAAPGIKYKAALSVAYGAGLRVSEVAHLKVDDIDSTRMMIRVEQGKGRKDRNAMLSPHLLDLLRQWWREGKRRGVMLPHGWLFPGRNGTDPISARQLHRVVQEAAERAEIHKRVSPHTLRHSFATHLLEQGVDIRVIQVLLGHVNINTTGIYTQVSSKTMRAVASPLDQIVAVMEGRAPPG